The following coding sequences lie in one Lentilactobacillus sp. SPB1-3 genomic window:
- a CDS encoding class I SAM-dependent methyltransferase has protein sequence MVFLLFGLLYLYTSLFGKYKIIERVVGRLHFNGDEQVLDLGTGHGAFLIEIAKRLHASGKAIGLDIWNQGDQLGNAESETQRNIDHLGVSSVTELVTGDMTSLKFEDNRFDYVVASMSIHNVKPKSSREHSIDEAYRVLKPGGKIIILDIEHIGEYRSRLQQIGIKKISVQHGGIEGMYGALSTRILIGVK, from the coding sequence GTGGTATTTTTATTATTTGGGTTGCTGTACTTATATACTTCACTTTTTGGTAAGTACAAAATAATTGAACGGGTAGTTGGTAGATTACATTTCAATGGTGACGAACAGGTGCTGGATTTGGGCACGGGTCATGGGGCATTTTTAATTGAAATTGCAAAGCGTTTGCACGCTTCTGGGAAGGCTATTGGATTAGATATTTGGAACCAAGGAGACCAATTAGGAAATGCTGAATCAGAAACTCAGCGAAATATTGATCACTTGGGAGTTAGTTCAGTTACTGAACTAGTGACCGGTGATATGACGAGCTTGAAATTTGAAGATAATCGTTTTGATTATGTTGTGGCTAGCATGTCAATTCACAACGTGAAGCCGAAATCCAGTCGAGAGCATTCAATTGATGAGGCTTATAGAGTGCTCAAGCCAGGTGGAAAAATAATAATATTGGATATAGAACATATTGGTGAGTATAGAAGTAGATTGCAGCAGATTGGTATAAAAAAGATTAGTGTTCAACATGGCGGAATTGAAGGTATGTATGGAGCTCTTAGCACAAGAATATTAATTGGCGTGAAATAA
- a CDS encoding MmcQ/YjbR family DNA-binding protein, with product MNTIQKLIEYALGLESVSLDKPFSKFPNYQVLRHGPDGKWFGLIMPVSHSDLGLTDRPDAKVSVIDVKADPELISILINNQGFFPAYHMNKSNWISILLDGTVPLSELEKLVKDSYVLTSK from the coding sequence TTGAATACAATTCAGAAATTAATTGAGTATGCATTGGGTTTGGAAAGCGTTAGTTTAGACAAACCGTTTTCTAAGTTTCCAAATTACCAGGTTTTACGTCACGGGCCTGATGGCAAGTGGTTTGGATTGATTATGCCAGTGAGTCATAGTGATTTAGGATTAACAGACCGACCAGATGCAAAAGTATCGGTGATTGACGTTAAGGCCGATCCAGAGTTGATTTCTATTCTTATCAATAATCAGGGATTTTTCCCGGCGTATCACATGAACAAAAGTAACTGGATCTCAATCCTGTTAGATGGCACTGTGCCGTTGTCGGAATTGGAAAAGTTAGTAAAGGATAGCTATGTATTAACATCCAAGTAA
- a CDS encoding ABC transporter permease gives MQSTTNKSHVIINTLTLTHRNLLKTLHNPDNISDVIIQPIIFTLLFGYLFGGVVAGSVKAYLPMLVSGILVQSILNAASGSGQQLREDINSGIFDRFKSLPISPIAPLAGQLVGDIFRLLISGVVAILTTMLMGWRPEVSFPMLLTALLLAVFIGWATSWIFALIGLVAKNAELIGSLSMIIILILTFLSNAFIPIKTLPTFLQSLVKLNPVTITISAIRTILSTGSWGSNATMVLISGVVIILIFMPLSIKIYEHRN, from the coding sequence ATGCAATCGACAACGAACAAAAGTCACGTCATTATTAACACTCTCACATTAACCCATCGTAACTTATTAAAAACTCTCCATAACCCAGACAATATCAGTGATGTTATTATTCAGCCTATCATTTTCACTCTATTATTCGGATATCTATTTGGTGGTGTCGTGGCCGGGAGCGTCAAAGCATACTTACCAATGCTGGTATCTGGAATTCTTGTTCAAAGTATTCTAAATGCTGCATCAGGATCAGGTCAACAACTCCGTGAAGATATTAATAGTGGAATTTTTGATAGATTCAAGTCATTACCAATTTCACCCATCGCTCCATTAGCAGGACAATTAGTTGGGGACATTTTTAGGCTATTAATTTCCGGCGTTGTAGCCATCCTAACCACAATGCTAATGGGCTGGCGACCAGAGGTAAGTTTTCCAATGCTTTTAACTGCCCTATTATTGGCCGTGTTTATCGGCTGGGCCACTTCTTGGATATTCGCTTTAATTGGTTTGGTAGCAAAAAATGCAGAGCTCATTGGTAGTCTATCAATGATAATCATCTTAATTCTAACATTCTTATCAAACGCATTTATTCCAATTAAAACCTTACCCACCTTTTTACAATCGCTCGTAAAATTAAACCCAGTAACTATTACGATCAGTGCCATCAGAACCATTTTGAGCACTGGTAGTTGGGGAAGCAATGCCACAATGGTCCTTATCAGCGGGGTAGTCATCATTTTAATTTTTATGCCCCTAAGCATTAAAATATATGAACATCGCAACTAA
- a CDS encoding TetR/AcrR family transcriptional regulator, whose amino-acid sequence MKPKNEAVRQQIIDAATELIIEYGIAGTSTVKVAKRINGAQSNIYSYFKSKSELISGVFLHHQKMMINAMKPAFDESKSPKKLVADIVSELLSFADEDPTSIQIIAAFRAQPNLRQQLPTIDDSQLLTKMFELITNYQRDRVINSAPAEFIAEAIFSIVVNYSNAKLADENYAPLLSKDTVIKMVSDFTFIDN is encoded by the coding sequence ATGAAACCTAAAAATGAAGCTGTTCGCCAACAGATTATTGATGCTGCTACGGAACTTATTATCGAATACGGAATTGCTGGAACCTCAACGGTTAAAGTAGCAAAACGCATCAATGGCGCTCAATCGAATATTTACTCATATTTCAAAAGCAAGTCAGAATTAATTTCTGGAGTTTTCTTACATCATCAAAAAATGATGATAAATGCGATGAAACCGGCTTTTGATGAGTCCAAATCTCCCAAAAAACTAGTCGCAGACATCGTATCTGAATTATTATCATTCGCTGATGAGGACCCTACCTCAATTCAAATTATTGCTGCGTTCCGAGCTCAGCCTAATCTCCGTCAGCAACTACCAACGATTGATGACAGTCAATTGTTAACAAAAATGTTTGAATTAATCACAAATTATCAACGTGATAGAGTTATAAATTCTGCCCCTGCAGAGTTTATCGCTGAAGCCATTTTTTCTATAGTGGTTAATTACAGCAATGCTAAATTAGCAGATGAAAATTACGCTCCATTGCTTAGCAAAGACACGGTAATCAAAATGGTTAGCGATTTCACTTTTATCGACAATTAA
- a CDS encoding LPXTG cell wall anchor domain-containing protein: MKKNGCNYRGLLASTVFLSAGVLLTTIAPVNAKADNNANSVTSALVSNKDSNTSATNNQVSIPDTNSDGNSAKVGSSTTYTDNNSTDNDSVNEQPDALNSNEGSNNTATKTQNDDQTDGQALNVTNSNESTNVYTSPDASIHNSDIAYDRQSNPESSESNLSIKNDSVDVAANNGNDEKINANQPQSNETSQNNTQVQSKSTNVNDSGNKVATLAYSSPVTDNSKYEFKASSVATVTQGTQWAWLPVPILIPGRIVDGAINTITSIPGLSGLSVPLNAIRTVLTPSWAIALNSASGAFSDFLTNSLTSLFPNNDSIQTILGELENPLIQDSLPIQIFLPIPIPSVTPPTTPETPVTPPTTPETPVTPPTTPETPVTPPTTPETPVTPPTTPETPVTPPTTPKTPVTPPTTPETPVTPPTTPETPVTPPTTPKTPVIPTINKSVTTLTKISKKVTTVNVTKQGNTDKQNVNNKIVYANSTKLPQTGESSKNSATLVALGVGMLVAALGLAYKTLKRN; encoded by the coding sequence ATGAAAAAAAACGGATGCAATTATCGTGGTTTACTCGCATCGACTGTGTTTCTGTCAGCAGGAGTTTTACTGACAACAATCGCTCCAGTGAATGCTAAAGCGGATAACAATGCAAATTCCGTTACATCTGCACTAGTTAGTAACAAAGATTCTAATACGTCTGCAACTAATAATCAGGTATCTATTCCAGATACAAATTCTGATGGTAACAGCGCTAAAGTCGGCTCATCAACAACTTACACTGATAACAATAGTACAGACAATGATAGTGTTAACGAACAACCTGATGCTCTCAATAGCAATGAAGGCAGTAATAACACTGCTACGAAAACCCAAAACGATGATCAGACTGATGGTCAAGCATTGAACGTCACAAATTCTAATGAATCCACAAATGTGTATACATCACCCGACGCATCGATTCATAATTCAGATATTGCATACGACAGACAATCTAATCCAGAATCTTCTGAAAGTAACTTAAGTATCAAAAACGATTCAGTTGATGTTGCAGCTAATAATGGTAATGATGAGAAGATTAATGCTAATCAACCTCAATCAAATGAAACAAGCCAGAATAATACTCAAGTTCAATCAAAATCAACCAATGTAAATGATTCAGGCAACAAAGTCGCCACATTAGCCTACAGTTCACCTGTAACAGATAATAGTAAATATGAATTCAAGGCATCTTCTGTAGCCACAGTCACACAAGGAACCCAATGGGCCTGGCTCCCAGTGCCAATACTTATTCCCGGAAGAATCGTTGACGGAGCAATTAATACAATTACCAGCATTCCCGGGTTAAGTGGATTAAGTGTCCCACTTAATGCAATTCGAACTGTTTTAACACCATCTTGGGCCATAGCGTTAAACTCTGCAAGTGGAGCATTTAGTGATTTCTTGACGAATAGTTTAACCAGTTTATTTCCTAATAATGATTCAATTCAGACAATTCTGGGAGAACTTGAAAATCCTTTGATCCAAGATTCATTACCAATTCAAATATTCTTACCGATTCCGATCCCATCAGTGACTCCACCGACTACTCCCGAGACCCCGGTGACTCCACCCACTACTCCTGAGACTCCGGTGACTCCACCCACTACTCCTGAGACTCCGGTGACTCCACCGACTACTCCCGAGACCCCGGTGACTCCACCCACTACTCCTGAGACTCCGGTGACTCCACCCACTACTCCTAAGACTCCAGTGACTCCACCCACTACTCCCGAGACCCCGGTGACTCCACCAACCACTCCTGAGACTCCGGTGACTCCACCAACTACTCCTAAGACTCCAGTAATTCCTACGATAAACAAATCGGTTACTACTTTAACTAAGATTAGTAAAAAAGTAACTACGGTTAACGTTACTAAGCAAGGCAATACCGATAAGCAAAATGTTAACAACAAGATTGTTTACGCTAACTCCACCAAGTTGCCACAAACTGGTGAATCTAGTAAAAATTCTGCTACACTTGTTGCACTGGGTGTTGGAATGTTGGTTGCTGCACTTGGCTTAGCATATAAGACATTAAAAAGAAATTAA
- a CDS encoding SDR family oxidoreductase, protein MSKHLVVVTGATGFIASHTIAQLLKQDYQVRATVRSLSKADLVKSMLSQAGVEDFDQLSFVEADLTNNKNWDKVMENADYVMSVASSTPTNEFTDADAMTTTAINGNIRVLTHARDAGVKRVVITSAYGAIGMGHTNRTTPFTEKDWTNLDNSNLDPYQRSKTLAEKASWNFIEAEGNGLEMAAINPVGVMGPVLSSDFSHSNQQIVQLLSGQVPAVPNINSGYIDVRDVASLHILAMTSPKANGGRFLATTGETLSMLDVANILRDAFPNFEDKLPTTVIPDDVLKEQAKENPMLKMMATLVGNFADTSNEKAKTLLGWNPRSAKEAIIATAQSMIDLGIVK, encoded by the coding sequence ATGTCAAAACATTTAGTAGTAGTTACCGGAGCAACAGGGTTCATCGCAAGTCACACAATTGCCCAACTTCTAAAGCAGGATTATCAAGTTCGTGCCACTGTTAGATCATTAAGCAAAGCAGATCTTGTCAAATCGATGTTGTCGCAAGCCGGCGTTGAAGATTTTGATCAACTATCATTCGTAGAAGCTGATTTAACCAATAATAAGAATTGGGACAAAGTTATGGAAAACGCAGATTATGTTATGAGCGTGGCTTCATCAACTCCAACCAATGAGTTCACTGATGCCGATGCAATGACAACTACAGCCATTAATGGCAATATTCGAGTATTAACTCACGCTCGTGATGCAGGTGTGAAACGAGTTGTCATAACATCAGCTTACGGAGCCATCGGAATGGGTCATACAAATCGCACCACACCATTCACCGAAAAAGATTGGACTAATTTAGACAATTCAAATCTCGATCCTTATCAACGTTCTAAAACATTAGCTGAAAAAGCATCATGGAATTTTATCGAAGCCGAAGGTAATGGATTAGAGATGGCTGCTATTAATCCTGTAGGAGTAATGGGTCCTGTTCTGTCCAGTGATTTTTCACATTCTAATCAACAAATCGTCCAGCTATTAAGTGGTCAGGTTCCAGCAGTTCCAAACATCAATTCTGGTTACATTGATGTCCGAGATGTTGCAAGTCTTCATATTCTAGCCATGACTAGTCCAAAAGCAAACGGTGGAAGGTTCTTAGCAACAACTGGCGAAACGCTTTCCATGTTGGATGTTGCTAACATTCTCCGTGACGCATTCCCAAATTTTGAGGACAAGTTACCAACAACAGTTATTCCAGATGATGTTTTAAAAGAACAAGCAAAGGAAAATCCAATGCTTAAAATGATGGCTACTCTCGTCGGTAATTTTGCTGATACTAGTAATGAGAAAGCCAAGACATTATTAGGATGGAATCCTAGGTCAGCTAAAGAAGCCATCATTGCCACAGCTCAATCTATGATTGATTTAGGTATTGTAAAATAA
- a CDS encoding TetR/AcrR family transcriptional regulator, with protein MAATKYSQSIKNDSRFFLATALLELLQNTNLEDIKISKLVERAGVSRMAFYRNFETVGDVLRDYFEPKINRLFDDVILQTPVNQKMFAISNFFTEFDSTMKLSIDRHFEYIIRQIFFNNMQRFYQSLEGIDKIPQVNRKYWIGFMSAGVYNIWRDWVMNDKQDSLDDIHDLLGKLQSTTFNSLLEN; from the coding sequence ATGGCAGCTACTAAATACTCACAATCTATTAAAAATGATTCCAGATTTTTTCTGGCAACTGCACTGTTAGAGTTATTACAGAATACTAATTTAGAAGATATCAAGATTTCAAAATTAGTTGAGCGTGCAGGCGTCAGCCGGATGGCATTTTATCGAAATTTTGAAACTGTTGGTGACGTGTTAAGGGATTATTTTGAACCCAAGATTAATCGGTTATTCGATGATGTCATTCTTCAAACGCCGGTAAACCAAAAGATGTTTGCGATTAGTAACTTCTTTACTGAATTTGATTCCACGATGAAGCTATCAATTGATCGACATTTTGAATATATTATTCGGCAAATATTCTTTAATAATATGCAACGTTTTTATCAGAGCTTAGAAGGTATTGATAAAATACCTCAAGTAAATCGCAAATATTGGATTGGGTTTATGAGTGCTGGAGTTTACAATATTTGGCGTGATTGGGTAATGAACGATAAGCAAGATTCATTGGATGACATTCATGACTTATTAGGTAAACTTCAAAGTACGACGTTTAATTCTCTACTGGAAAATTAA
- a CDS encoding SDR family NAD(P)-dependent oxidoreductase, which translates to MKTWFVTGATGGLATSVIKKLLKRGDRVAATTHREGALADLKSQYGNQLWETTMDLKSDQDIHKVVDKAFTELGTIDVLLNNAAYGLYGAVEGISAKQVEDVFEVNLFGSLSTVRAFMPHFREQGHGHIVQISSMAGEYSTQAMGMYSSSKWAVEAAFEALASEVEPFNVQTTIVEPGGIRTNFVGGNGVFGADLPAYNGMVVDQITHQMKGDVPGIDVNAYIKMIAGDPRKMADQIIRRVDEGKGALRMALGSDAYKKIHDSLSNRLTALEAQKDIAYSTDADDYQG; encoded by the coding sequence ATGAAGACATGGTTTGTAACAGGAGCAACGGGTGGTTTAGCGACTTCAGTCATTAAAAAATTACTTAAACGAGGGGATAGAGTTGCCGCAACTACGCATCGCGAGGGAGCTTTAGCTGATTTGAAATCACAGTATGGTAATCAACTCTGGGAAACAACAATGGATCTTAAAAGTGATCAAGATATTCACAAAGTTGTGGACAAAGCCTTTACTGAACTTGGAACAATCGATGTTTTGCTAAATAATGCTGCATATGGATTGTACGGCGCGGTTGAAGGAATCAGCGCCAAGCAAGTAGAAGACGTCTTTGAGGTCAATTTGTTTGGTTCCTTAAGTACTGTTAGAGCCTTTATGCCTCATTTCCGTGAACAAGGGCATGGGCATATCGTGCAGATTTCAAGCATGGCGGGTGAATATTCGACTCAAGCAATGGGAATGTATAGTTCTTCTAAATGGGCAGTTGAAGCGGCTTTTGAGGCATTAGCCAGTGAAGTAGAGCCATTCAATGTGCAGACGACGATTGTTGAACCTGGTGGCATTCGGACAAATTTCGTTGGAGGAAATGGCGTATTTGGTGCAGATTTGCCGGCGTATAATGGCATGGTAGTTGATCAGATTACTCACCAAATGAAAGGTGATGTTCCTGGTATAGATGTTAATGCCTATATCAAAATGATTGCCGGAGATCCACGGAAGATGGCGGACCAAATCATTAGGCGTGTTGATGAGGGGAAAGGTGCGTTACGAATGGCTTTGGGTAGCGATGCTTACAAGAAAATTCATGACTCATTATCTAACCGCTTAACTGCTCTTGAAGCACAAAAAGATATTGCTTACTCAACAGATGCTGATGATTATCAAGGATAG
- a CDS encoding aldo/keto reductase, which translates to MKQIKMGNTYWQTSAVALGIMRMEALSSNDAVRAIESAHDSGINFIDSADIYGQGKSEEVFADALKNSSLSRDDFFIQSKGGIVVDPEKSSGSFVFGQRYDFSKKRIIDSVDGILKRMNIDYLDSFLLHRPDALMDPAEVAEAFDELQMTGKVRHFGVSNFDPQQVELLQSAIDQKLMINQLQFSIMHTGMIDSGIHVNMTDDRSVDHDGGILNYSRLHNMTIQTWSPFQYGFFDGTFINNDKFPELNKILSKLADKYSVSANAIATAWILRHPANMQVILGTMTPSHIVDSAAGADVELTNQELYDVYFAAGNDLP; encoded by the coding sequence ATGAAACAAATTAAGATGGGAAACACGTATTGGCAGACATCCGCAGTTGCATTAGGAATTATGCGAATGGAAGCACTTAGTTCAAATGATGCGGTTAGAGCGATTGAATCAGCTCATGATAGTGGAATTAATTTTATTGATTCAGCGGATATTTACGGTCAAGGCAAATCCGAAGAGGTGTTTGCTGATGCGTTGAAGAATTCTAGTTTGAGTAGGGATGATTTTTTCATTCAATCTAAGGGCGGAATTGTAGTTGATCCTGAAAAGAGCAGTGGTAGCTTTGTTTTCGGTCAACGTTATGATTTTTCAAAAAAACGCATTATTGATTCAGTTGATGGTATTTTAAAACGAATGAACATTGACTATCTGGACAGCTTTTTGCTTCATCGCCCAGATGCATTAATGGATCCTGCAGAAGTTGCTGAAGCTTTCGACGAATTGCAAATGACTGGTAAGGTTCGACACTTTGGAGTATCGAATTTTGATCCTCAACAAGTTGAATTACTACAATCAGCGATTGATCAAAAATTGATGATTAACCAACTTCAATTCAGCATTATGCATACCGGCATGATCGATTCAGGCATTCATGTGAATATGACAGATGATCGAAGTGTGGATCACGATGGCGGAATTTTAAATTATAGTCGTCTACACAACATGACCATTCAAACATGGTCACCATTTCAATATGGGTTCTTCGATGGTACATTTATTAATAATGATAAATTTCCTGAATTGAATAAAATACTAAGCAAACTTGCAGATAAATATAGTGTTTCTGCAAATGCAATTGCGACAGCTTGGATTCTCCGTCACCCTGCAAATATGCAAGTCATCTTAGGAACTATGACACCATCACATATTGTTGATAGTGCCGCAGGGGCCGACGTCGAACTTACTAATCAAGAATTGTATGACGTATACTTTGCAGCTGGCAATGATTTGCCATAA
- a CDS encoding MerR family transcriptional regulator, giving the protein MGLSISDAVKRTGIPATTIRYYDKKGILPAVNYDPNGHRHFSETDIQTLDLITCLKDTGMALSKIRKFIQLTQKGDRTLDERIELLQCQRNNVKFRIERDQKNLNKVDDKITEYMRSKVNILK; this is encoded by the coding sequence ATGGGACTTTCTATTTCTGACGCTGTTAAAAGAACGGGAATTCCAGCAACCACTATCAGGTATTATGATAAAAAAGGGATCTTACCTGCAGTTAATTATGACCCTAATGGTCACCGACATTTTTCGGAAACAGATATTCAAACTTTAGATTTAATCACCTGCCTTAAGGACACTGGGATGGCATTGTCTAAAATCCGTAAATTTATTCAACTAACTCAAAAAGGAGATAGGACTTTAGATGAGCGAATTGAACTTTTACAGTGCCAAAGGAACAACGTTAAGTTTCGAATTGAGCGTGACCAAAAAAACTTGAATAAGGTTGATGATAAAATCACAGAATATATGCGTTCAAAAGTAAACATTTTAAAATAA
- a CDS encoding ATP-binding cassette domain-containing protein — protein sequence MNNDNVIEVNKISKSFDNKEVVKNISFDVRRGEIFSLLGPNGAGKTTLLKMMTTLLKPDQGTISLNGFDTIEQGQRVRQEFSVTGQSTTIDEDLSARENLLIFAKLNGLSSKDAKTRADELLSDFDLINSAEQALSTFSGGMRRRLDLAVSLIGKPHILFLDEPTTGLDPRTRLQMWQAIQKLVEQGSTIFLTTQYLEEADRLADRIALIDHGKMITIGTPDELKQQVGGMQLRIELSDQKDAKSAKVIIQKVLNQPVSVSDKSLVGSIGDPGIKSVTTILDELQNAEISINNLNIESPSLDDVFFKMTVGKN from the coding sequence ATGAATAATGATAATGTAATTGAAGTTAACAAGATTTCTAAAAGCTTCGATAACAAAGAAGTTGTCAAAAACATCTCTTTCGATGTTCGCCGAGGAGAAATATTTAGTTTGCTGGGACCTAACGGGGCAGGGAAAACCACTCTATTAAAAATGATGACCACCCTACTAAAACCTGATCAGGGCACAATTTCACTAAATGGATTTGACACCATCGAGCAAGGTCAAAGGGTTCGCCAAGAATTTAGTGTAACCGGACAATCAACAACGATTGATGAAGATCTCAGTGCTCGGGAAAACCTGTTAATCTTTGCAAAATTAAATGGGCTATCTAGTAAGGATGCTAAGACCCGAGCAGATGAACTATTATCAGATTTTGATTTGATTAATTCTGCCGAGCAAGCACTATCAACATTCTCAGGTGGAATGCGCCGACGGTTAGACCTAGCAGTGAGTTTAATTGGCAAACCACATATTTTATTTTTGGACGAACCAACAACCGGGCTTGATCCCAGGACTAGACTTCAAATGTGGCAAGCAATCCAAAAGTTAGTCGAACAAGGATCAACAATATTTCTAACGACTCAATATTTGGAAGAGGCCGATAGGCTAGCTGACCGGATCGCGTTAATTGACCATGGAAAAATGATTACAATTGGCACACCAGATGAATTAAAACAACAAGTTGGTGGAATGCAACTACGAATTGAACTATCTGACCAAAAAGATGCTAAGTCAGCCAAAGTAATCATTCAAAAAGTTTTGAATCAACCAGTTAGTGTATCTGACAAATCTTTAGTGGGCTCAATCGGAGACCCAGGAATCAAATCAGTCACTACGATTCTCGATGAGCTTCAAAATGCTGAAATATCCATTAATAACTTAAATATTGAATCACCATCATTAGACGACGTGTTCTTCAAGATGACGGTTGGCAAGAACTAA
- a CDS encoding nuclear transport factor 2 family protein: protein MGNSENLLTIMQMITQADQLASQKDADSYIALFSDDGKIEGTQGSATGQEELKSMVQNVWKNEGHTLHLTTSVIVNDWTDTTATASSILLIVDSDSLKNLSVAQISHTLKRINGKWLFTKRIIS from the coding sequence ATGGGGAATAGTGAAAATCTACTAACAATAATGCAAATGATTACACAGGCTGATCAGTTAGCAAGCCAAAAGGATGCAGACAGTTATATTGCGTTATTTTCAGATGATGGCAAAATTGAGGGTACCCAAGGTAGTGCCACAGGACAAGAAGAACTAAAAAGCATGGTTCAGAATGTCTGGAAAAATGAGGGCCATACACTACATTTAACTACATCAGTTATCGTTAATGACTGGACTGATACCACAGCTACAGCAAGCTCGATTCTACTAATTGTTGATTCTGATTCACTTAAGAACTTATCAGTGGCACAAATTAGTCATACTTTGAAGCGAATCAATGGCAAATGGTTATTTACGAAAAGAATCATATCTTGA
- a CDS encoding MarR family winged helix-turn-helix transcriptional regulator, producing the protein MVNNAKAEQVAGKLAEYEQLSKIYDDIVKQARPKLIIEGQGKILLALSDEDHLSQRELVTRSGMSRQAISEFVSKLAKRELVTLTKSDKDRRITLVNLTDAGRKEIESANQEVPNFVNTLSDEELDQLVPLLNKITTAMYADIDDANPTLGVKFHKLLAGRYLKKFKS; encoded by the coding sequence ATGGTGAATAATGCTAAGGCAGAACAAGTTGCAGGAAAATTGGCAGAGTATGAGCAACTTAGTAAAATTTATGATGATATCGTAAAGCAAGCTCGTCCTAAATTGATTATTGAAGGGCAAGGAAAGATTCTACTGGCTTTGTCAGATGAAGATCATTTATCACAACGTGAACTGGTAACTCGTTCAGGGATGTCACGACAAGCCATCAGTGAATTTGTTTCTAAGTTGGCCAAACGAGAATTGGTTACGTTGACTAAGTCAGACAAAGATCGTCGTATTACTTTAGTGAATCTAACTGATGCCGGTCGAAAAGAAATTGAATCTGCGAATCAGGAAGTGCCTAATTTTGTGAATACACTTTCCGATGAAGAGCTTGATCAATTGGTGCCATTGCTTAATAAAATTACAACGGCTATGTATGCTGATATCGATGATGCAAATCCTACTTTGGGGGTTAAATTTCATAAGCTACTTGCTGGTCGTTACTTGAAGAAATTTAAATCGTAA